Proteins co-encoded in one Bacillus infantis NRRL B-14911 genomic window:
- the ileS gene encoding isoleucine--tRNA ligase, with the protein MEYKDTLLMPKTEFPMRGNLPKREPEIQGKWEEMNIYEKVQEHTKGRPMFVLHDGPPYANGDIHMGHALNKILKDFIVRYKSMSGFHAPYVPGWDTHGLPIEQALTNKGVKRKEMTVAEFRKLCEEYAYEQVDSQRSQFKRLGVRGDWENPYITLQPQYEAQQIKVFGDMAKKGYIYKGKKPVYWSPSSESALAEAEIEYQDKRSPSIYVGFKVKDGKGVLDQDVQIVIWTTTPWTIPANLGISVHPDLNYVVAEAGGSKYLVAEELLESVAGETGWEDPAVVKTVKGSELENILASHPLYGRDSLVMLGDHVTVDAGTGCVHTAPGHGEDDFYVGQKYGLEVLCPVDDKGLMTNEAEGFEGLFYDEANKPITEALKEKGALLGLKFITHSYPHDWRTKKPVIFRATAQWFASIKDFRNELLEAVKETKWVPAWGETRLFNMVRDRGDWCISRQRAWGVPIPVFYAENGDSIITDETIDHVSALFREHGSNIWFEKEAKELLPEGFTHPGSPNGKFTKETDIMDVWFDSGSSHQAVLEERDDLQRPADLYLEGSDQYRGWFNSSLSTSVAVTGKAPYKGVLSHGFALDGEGRKMSKSIGNVVVPAKVMNQLGADILRLWVASVDYQADVRVSDPILKQVAEVYRKIRNTFRFLLGNLADFNPEKDAVVFENLREVDQFMLVKLNKLVKNVKEAYDRYEFAGIYHAINNFCTLDLSSFYLDFAKDVLYIEAEDNADRRAIQTVLYESLVALAKLTAPILSHTADEVWSFIPAAKEESVQLTDMPEYKELPNADELMKKWTSFMNLRDEVLKALEEARNEKVIGKSLAAKITLYPTAETRSLLDSIKEDVKQLFIVSAFEIGGEYGEAPEEALKLDKAAILVSKAEGETCERCWTVTPEVGADSSHPSLCPRCASVVKNNYSHLA; encoded by the coding sequence GTGGAATACAAAGATACATTATTGATGCCAAAAACAGAATTTCCGATGCGCGGAAATCTCCCAAAAAGGGAGCCGGAAATCCAGGGCAAATGGGAAGAAATGAATATTTATGAAAAGGTGCAGGAGCACACGAAGGGCCGGCCGATGTTTGTTCTCCATGATGGCCCTCCATATGCTAACGGCGATATCCATATGGGCCATGCGCTGAATAAAATCCTTAAAGATTTTATTGTCCGCTACAAGTCCATGAGCGGATTCCATGCACCATATGTACCAGGCTGGGATACCCACGGCCTGCCGATTGAGCAGGCATTGACGAATAAAGGCGTTAAGAGAAAAGAAATGACAGTTGCCGAGTTCAGAAAGCTTTGCGAGGAGTATGCCTATGAACAGGTTGACAGCCAGCGTTCACAATTTAAACGCCTTGGCGTCCGCGGCGACTGGGAAAACCCTTATATCACGCTGCAGCCTCAATATGAAGCACAGCAGATCAAGGTATTTGGCGATATGGCTAAAAAAGGCTATATCTACAAAGGGAAGAAACCGGTCTACTGGTCACCTTCAAGTGAATCAGCACTTGCCGAAGCGGAGATTGAATACCAGGATAAGCGCTCTCCTTCCATTTATGTTGGCTTTAAAGTCAAAGATGGAAAAGGTGTATTGGATCAGGATGTCCAAATCGTCATCTGGACGACAACTCCTTGGACGATCCCGGCCAATCTGGGGATCAGCGTCCATCCTGACCTTAATTATGTGGTTGCAGAAGCGGGCGGCAGCAAATATCTGGTCGCAGAAGAGCTCTTGGAATCTGTGGCAGGAGAAACTGGCTGGGAAGACCCGGCTGTCGTTAAGACAGTCAAAGGAAGCGAGCTGGAAAACATCCTTGCCTCCCATCCGCTTTATGGCCGCGATTCGCTTGTCATGCTTGGCGACCATGTAACCGTTGATGCAGGTACAGGCTGTGTCCACACTGCGCCCGGCCATGGTGAAGATGACTTTTATGTTGGCCAGAAATATGGACTTGAGGTATTGTGCCCAGTCGATGATAAGGGTCTTATGACCAATGAAGCTGAAGGCTTCGAAGGCCTCTTCTATGACGAAGCCAACAAGCCGATCACCGAAGCGCTTAAAGAAAAGGGTGCATTATTGGGCCTGAAGTTCATCACTCACTCTTATCCGCATGACTGGAGAACGAAGAAGCCGGTCATTTTCAGGGCTACAGCGCAATGGTTCGCATCCATCAAGGACTTCCGCAATGAGCTCCTGGAAGCTGTTAAAGAAACGAAATGGGTGCCGGCATGGGGAGAAACACGCCTGTTCAATATGGTCCGCGACCGCGGCGACTGGTGTATTTCCCGCCAGCGTGCATGGGGCGTTCCTATCCCTGTCTTTTATGCTGAAAACGGCGACAGCATCATTACTGATGAAACAATTGATCATGTTTCTGCCCTTTTCAGGGAACACGGCTCCAATATCTGGTTCGAGAAAGAGGCCAAAGAGCTATTGCCTGAAGGGTTCACACATCCTGGCAGCCCGAATGGCAAGTTCACAAAAGAAACGGATATCATGGATGTCTGGTTTGATTCCGGCTCATCCCACCAGGCTGTCCTGGAAGAACGCGATGATCTGCAGCGTCCTGCAGACCTTTACCTTGAAGGCTCTGATCAGTACAGAGGCTGGTTCAATTCATCCCTGTCCACCTCAGTGGCAGTAACTGGAAAGGCGCCGTATAAGGGCGTTCTTAGCCACGGCTTTGCACTTGACGGCGAAGGCAGGAAAATGAGTAAATCCATCGGAAATGTTGTCGTTCCGGCGAAGGTCATGAACCAGCTTGGAGCAGATATCCTGCGTCTTTGGGTGGCATCTGTAGACTACCAGGCAGACGTAAGAGTCTCTGACCCGATCCTGAAGCAGGTTGCTGAGGTTTACCGCAAGATCAGAAACACATTCAGATTCCTGCTTGGGAACCTGGCTGACTTCAATCCTGAGAAAGATGCAGTTGTCTTTGAAAACCTCAGGGAAGTCGATCAGTTCATGCTCGTGAAGCTGAACAAGCTGGTCAAAAACGTCAAGGAAGCTTATGACCGCTATGAATTCGCAGGCATTTACCATGCGATCAACAATTTCTGTACATTGGACTTAAGTTCATTCTACCTGGATTTTGCCAAAGATGTTCTTTACATCGAGGCCGAAGATAATGCTGACCGCCGTGCGATTCAGACAGTGCTTTATGAAAGCCTTGTTGCGCTTGCAAAGCTGACTGCGCCGATTCTTTCTCATACAGCTGATGAAGTATGGTCCTTTATCCCTGCTGCGAAGGAAGAAAGTGTACAGCTGACAGACATGCCTGAATACAAAGAGCTTCCTAATGCAGATGAACTGATGAAAAAATGGACATCATTCATGAATTTGCGCGATGAAGTGCTTAAAGCACTTGAAGAGGCACGAAATGAAAAAGTGATCGGGAAATCCCTGGCAGCAAAGATCACTCTTTATCCAACGGCTGAAACTAGAAGCCTTCTTGACAGCATTAAAGAAGATGTGAAACAGCTGTTCATCGTTTCCGCCTTTGAAATCGGCGGAGAGTATGGCGAGGCGCCTGAAGAAGCCCTCAAGCTCGACAAAGCGGCAATTCTTGTGTCTAAAGCAGAAGGCGAAACATGCGAGCGCTGCTGGACAGTTACACCGGAAGTCGGTGCTGATTCCAGCCACCCTTCGCTTTGCCCGCGCTGTGCAAGTGTTGTAAAAAACAACTATAGCCATTTGGCATAA
- the lspA gene encoding signal peptidase II codes for MFYYIIALFVIALDQLTKWLIVKNMELGESIPVIENFLYITSHRNRGAAWGILEGQMWFFYVITVAVIIGIVYYIKTAAKGKRLLGIALGLMLGGAIGNFIDRVFRKEVVDFVNTYIFGYDFPVFNVADSSLVVGVIILMIQMLREEREAKEKSNGENGIHH; via the coding sequence GTGTTTTATTACATAATTGCCTTATTTGTTATTGCTCTGGATCAGCTGACCAAATGGCTGATTGTTAAAAATATGGAGCTTGGTGAAAGCATCCCGGTGATCGAGAATTTTCTTTATATCACATCGCACCGCAACAGGGGGGCGGCATGGGGAATTCTTGAAGGGCAAATGTGGTTTTTCTATGTTATTACAGTTGCCGTCATCATAGGTATTGTCTATTACATCAAGACCGCAGCAAAAGGGAAGCGATTGCTTGGCATCGCACTGGGATTAATGCTCGGAGGGGCGATCGGCAATTTTATCGACAGGGTTTTCCGCAAAGAAGTGGTTGATTTCGTCAACACATATATCTTTGGATATGATTTTCCTGTCTTTAATGTGGCCGATTCATCATTGGTTGTCGGGGTAATCATACTGATGATACAAATGCTCCGGGAAGAGCGGGAAGCGAAGGAGAAATCGAATGGAGAAAATGGAATACATCATTAA